The following proteins are co-located in the Myroides profundi genome:
- a CDS encoding Pycsar system effector family protein, protein MTILQKIEEHIFQIHKDTLSHQYTYHNFNHTVRVVNGLEEILNHLTVDSHNANLLRYAAWFHDIGYINSWEGHEERGAQMAQTYLLENGVPHDDVLTVMQLIRATKLDYVPDNDLECIIKDADFAHFSDENYVATSNLLKKEIESLCSKTFTRLEWLEQNRDVMLYRHRYYTNYAQQNWQPTKQKNLLDVLSKIDKINSNKKKKEKIESNRTIDTLFRTTLRNHTQLSAIADRKANILLSVNAIIISICLSTLIPKLDSPSNAHLIVPTFVLLIFSVATIIFAIQSTRPKLTSGKFTKEQVENREVNLLFFGTFHQMPFEEYEESLSEIMKDKQYLHHALTKDLYSLGIVLNKKYKFLRITYAVFTLGIILSVITFTLAFRGIGF, encoded by the coding sequence ATGACGATTCTACAAAAGATTGAAGAACACATCTTTCAGATACACAAAGATACACTATCACATCAATATACGTACCACAATTTTAACCATACAGTACGTGTTGTTAATGGTTTAGAAGAAATTTTAAATCATTTAACAGTAGATAGTCATAATGCTAATTTATTGAGATATGCGGCATGGTTTCACGATATAGGTTATATTAATTCTTGGGAAGGACATGAAGAAAGAGGTGCGCAGATGGCACAAACTTACTTATTAGAGAATGGAGTACCTCATGATGACGTATTAACCGTTATGCAATTAATACGTGCTACTAAGCTAGACTATGTACCAGATAATGACTTAGAGTGTATTATTAAAGATGCAGACTTCGCACATTTCTCTGATGAGAACTATGTTGCGACTAGTAATCTTCTAAAGAAAGAAATAGAAAGTCTGTGTTCTAAAACATTTACTAGACTAGAATGGTTAGAGCAGAATAGAGATGTAATGCTGTATAGACACCGTTATTACACCAACTATGCTCAACAAAATTGGCAACCTACTAAGCAAAAGAACCTGCTAGATGTACTGTCTAAAATAGATAAGATCAACTCTAACAAAAAGAAAAAAGAGAAGATAGAATCGAATAGAACAATCGATACTCTATTCAGAACTACTTTGCGTAACCATACTCAACTTAGTGCCATAGCAGATAGAAAGGCAAATATCTTATTATCTGTCAACGCGATTATTATCTCTATCTGTCTATCGACATTAATACCTAAACTAGACAGTCCGAGTAATGCTCATTTGATTGTGCCTACATTTGTATTATTAATCTTTAGTGTAGCGACTATCATTTTTGCGATACAGTCTACAAGACCTAAATTAACATCAGGCAAATTCACTAAAGAACAGGTAGAAAACAGAGAAGTAAACTTATTATTCTTCGGTACTTTCCATCAAATGCCTTTTGAAGAATATGAAGAGTCACTAAGTGAAATCATGAAAGACAAACAATACCTACACCACGCCCTGACGAAGGACTTATATAGCCTAGGTATTGTCTTAAACAAGAAGTATAAGTTCTTGCGTATCACTTATGCTGTTTTCACATTAGGTATTATTCTATCTGTTATCACATTTACATTAGCGTTTAGAGGTATTGGTTTTTAA
- a CDS encoding M16 family metallopeptidase has translation MKKIVYTLMFALTISAADCAYAQQKEKPTFVTSVEDIKEYKLSNGLKVLLLPDATQNNVIVNIVYNVGSKHEGYGEKGMAHLLEHMLFKSTTKLGDIKKMLSDKGGRANGTTWYDRTNYYEVFAATDENLAWALEMEADRMINATILQSDLDKEFSVVRNEFEIGENSPTGVLMERTINTAYLWHNYGLSTIGSKEDIERVKTPQLRRFYEKYYQPDNATLVIAGKFDEAKALKYVEDYFSVIPKPKRVLDEIFTVEPAQDGEKFIEVRRAGDSKHIQVLYHTASYADKDFAALTALESILNNDPSGYLYKELVETKKVSSLWAFSPTVRDASFILFNFDLPNDKDQKQSLQEIKASLAKVGSFKYTQEDLDRAKTTILKKLENIKNNSISTAINLTEIIGAGDYRLANLYRDNIENLKLEDINRVANKYFKDNNRTVGMFVPSKDEVRVKADEFQNKDIKALVENYKGREATAELRPFEASIANLQKNYSTNKLKNGFKYGVIDKDIKGEKVIMNISLPVGNQQNLLNKQYIGSMTASLITAGTKTMTKQQIKDKLDQLKASVYINFNGQHININVSAYRNTIDETMKVLKDVLTNPLFPESELEKLKLENITYLESQLNDPQSLAFTKIAQLTEKEDKGSIYYTPSVQETIDGIKSVKVSEIKEFYTNFFGANNGIATTVGIQDKKQVDKLFEDTFGNFNSKAKYEKAYPKYANTKQSKEVFQTPDKENAVAVGKLDFEMNKNNPDYAALVFANEVMGGGFMTARIPQRLREKEGISYGAGTSLNVATDPNSKNASWMIYAFMNPTKRADVEKAIGEEFNKLVTTGITEEELLANKTSWKSTRQTNLGLDNYLINLSSTFLLYDIPFSDFEKLNAEIDKLTVKQVNDAAKKYLQPSKFTSVYAGDFTKK, from the coding sequence ATGAAAAAAATAGTTTACACGCTTATGTTCGCATTGACAATAAGTGCTGCAGATTGCGCTTATGCGCAACAGAAAGAGAAACCAACTTTCGTCACCTCTGTTGAAGACATTAAAGAATACAAACTATCTAATGGACTCAAGGTTCTATTACTTCCTGATGCTACTCAGAATAATGTGATAGTTAATATTGTGTACAATGTAGGGTCTAAACATGAGGGGTATGGTGAGAAAGGTATGGCTCACCTATTAGAGCACATGCTTTTTAAAAGCACTACTAAACTAGGTGATATTAAGAAGATGTTATCTGATAAAGGCGGGAGAGCCAATGGTACTACTTGGTATGACCGTACTAACTATTATGAAGTATTCGCTGCGACCGATGAGAATTTAGCTTGGGCATTAGAGATGGAAGCAGATCGTATGATCAATGCTACTATACTTCAATCTGATTTAGACAAGGAATTCTCTGTAGTTCGAAACGAGTTTGAGATAGGTGAGAACAGTCCTACTGGCGTACTTATGGAAAGAACTATAAATACAGCTTATTTATGGCATAACTACGGACTAAGTACTATCGGGTCAAAAGAAGACATCGAACGCGTTAAAACACCTCAATTAAGACGATTCTATGAGAAATACTACCAGCCTGATAATGCTACTCTAGTGATAGCAGGTAAGTTCGATGAAGCGAAAGCTCTAAAATACGTAGAGGACTACTTCTCTGTAATTCCTAAGCCGAAACGTGTATTAGACGAAATCTTCACTGTAGAGCCTGCTCAGGATGGTGAGAAGTTCATAGAGGTAAGACGTGCAGGGGACTCGAAGCACATACAGGTGCTATATCACACAGCATCTTATGCAGATAAAGACTTTGCGGCATTAACTGCATTAGAATCTATCTTGAATAATGATCCTTCAGGGTATTTATATAAAGAGCTAGTAGAGACTAAGAAAGTATCAAGTTTATGGGCGTTTAGTCCTACAGTAAGGGATGCTAGTTTCATCTTATTTAATTTTGACTTACCAAATGATAAAGACCAAAAACAATCATTACAGGAGATTAAAGCTTCTCTAGCTAAAGTAGGTTCTTTTAAATATACACAAGAAGACTTAGACAGAGCTAAAACTACAATACTTAAGAAATTAGAGAACATTAAGAACAACTCTATTAGTACAGCCATTAACTTGACAGAGATAATCGGTGCAGGTGATTATAGATTAGCTAATCTATATCGAGACAATATAGAGAACTTAAAACTAGAGGATATCAATAGAGTAGCGAACAAGTACTTTAAAGATAATAACCGTACTGTAGGTATGTTCGTCCCTTCTAAAGACGAAGTAAGAGTGAAAGCTGATGAGTTCCAAAACAAAGATATCAAGGCTTTAGTAGAGAACTATAAAGGAAGAGAGGCTACGGCTGAGTTACGTCCTTTCGAAGCTAGTATCGCTAACCTACAGAAGAACTATTCTACTAATAAGTTGAAGAATGGCTTTAAGTACGGTGTGATAGACAAAGATATCAAAGGAGAAAAAGTTATAATGAACATCTCTCTACCTGTAGGTAATCAACAAAACTTGCTTAATAAACAATACATCGGAAGTATGACTGCGTCGTTAATAACAGCAGGTACTAAGACGATGACTAAACAACAGATAAAAGATAAGCTTGACCAACTAAAGGCTTCTGTTTATATCAACTTTAATGGTCAACATATTAACATTAACGTATCTGCTTATAGAAATACAATAGATGAGACGATGAAGGTGCTTAAGGATGTCTTGACTAACCCTCTATTCCCTGAGTCTGAATTAGAAAAGCTTAAGCTAGAGAACATCACTTACTTAGAATCTCAATTAAACGATCCCCAGTCGTTAGCCTTTACTAAAATAGCACAGTTGACAGAAAAAGAGGATAAAGGTAGTATCTACTACACTCCTTCTGTACAAGAAACTATAGATGGGATAAAAAGTGTTAAGGTAAGTGAGATTAAAGAGTTCTATACTAACTTCTTCGGTGCGAATAATGGTATCGCTACTACGGTGGGTATCCAAGATAAAAAGCAAGTAGATAAGTTATTTGAAGATACTTTTGGCAACTTTAATAGTAAGGCGAAGTATGAGAAAGCTTATCCTAAGTATGCTAACACTAAACAATCTAAAGAGGTATTCCAAACACCTGACAAAGAGAATGCTGTAGCTGTAGGTAAACTTGACTTCGAGATGAATAAAAACAACCCTGACTATGCTGCTTTAGTATTCGCTAATGAAGTAATGGGTGGTGGATTCATGACTGCTCGTATTCCTCAACGTCTTCGTGAGAAAGAAGGTATAAGTTATGGTGCAGGAACTTCGTTAAATGTGGCTACTGACCCGAATAGCAAAAATGCTAGCTGGATGATCTATGCGTTTATGAATCCTACTAAGCGCGCTGATGTAGAGAAAGCAATAGGTGAAGAGTTTAATAAGTTAGTTACTACAGGTATTACAGAAGAGGAACTATTGGCTAATAAGACAAGTTGGAAAAGTACTAGACAGACTAATCTAGGCCTTGACAACTATCTAATCAACCTTTCTTCTACTTTCTTATTATATGACATTCCATTTAGTGACTTCGAGAAGTTAAATGCTGAGATAGACAAACTAACTGTCAAACAAGTGAACGACGCTGCTAAAAAGTACTTACAGCCTTCTAAATTCACTTCAGTATATGCAGGTGATTTTACTAAAAAATAA
- the dusB gene encoding tRNA dihydrouridine synthase DusB translates to MIKIGNIELPDHPLLLAPMEDVSDPPFRRLCKTHGADLMYSEFISSEGLIRDAMKSKMKLDIFDYERPVGIQIFGGDEEAMAESARIVETVQPDLVDINFGCPVKKVVSKGAGAGVLKDIDLMIRLTKAVVQSTHLPVTVKTRLGWDEESINIDEVAERLQDVGVQALTIHARTRAQMYKGHSDWTHIERIKNNPRIQIPIFGNGDIDSPQKALEYKETFGLDGMMIGRAAIGYPWIFNEIKHFFNTGEILPPPTIKDRLEAAKNHLIWSMEWKGERLGIVEMRRHYTNYFKGIHGFKPHRLKLVTTDDPIELLSLFDRIAEEYKDYVIE, encoded by the coding sequence ATGATTAAAATAGGCAATATAGAACTACCAGATCATCCATTGTTATTAGCTCCAATGGAGGATGTTAGTGATCCACCTTTTCGCCGTCTGTGTAAGACGCATGGTGCAGACCTAATGTACTCAGAGTTTATCTCTTCTGAAGGACTGATTAGGGATGCGATGAAGAGTAAAATGAAATTAGACATCTTTGACTACGAACGCCCTGTAGGGATACAGATATTCGGTGGTGATGAAGAAGCGATGGCAGAATCTGCTCGAATCGTAGAGACTGTACAGCCAGATTTAGTTGATATTAACTTTGGTTGTCCTGTAAAGAAAGTGGTGTCTAAAGGAGCAGGTGCGGGTGTACTAAAGGATATTGACTTGATGATTCGCCTGACGAAGGCTGTAGTACAGAGTACTCACTTACCTGTGACAGTAAAGACACGTCTAGGATGGGATGAGGAGTCTATCAATATTGACGAAGTAGCAGAGCGCTTACAAGATGTAGGAGTTCAGGCATTGACTATACATGCACGTACTAGAGCACAGATGTATAAAGGTCATTCTGACTGGACACATATAGAGCGTATCAAGAATAACCCACGTATCCAGATTCCTATCTTCGGTAATGGAGATATAGACAGTCCACAGAAAGCCTTAGAGTACAAAGAGACTTTTGGATTAGACGGTATGATGATCGGTCGTGCTGCTATCGGATATCCTTGGATATTCAATGAGATCAAGCACTTTTTTAACACAGGAGAGATATTACCTCCTCCTACTATCAAGGATAGATTAGAAGCTGCTAAGAATCACTTGATTTGGTCTATGGAGTGGAAAGGAGAGCGATTAGGTATCGTAGAGATGAGACGTCACTACACTAACTACTTTAAAGGAATACACGGTTTTAAACCACATCGTTTAAAATTAGTGACTACTGATGACCCTATCGAGCTATTATCTCTATTCGATAGAATAGCAGAAGAATATAAAGATTACGTAATAGAGTAA
- the lepA gene encoding translation elongation factor 4 — MKNIRNFCIIAHIDHGKSTLADRLLDATQTVTAREQQAQLLDSMDLERERGITIKSHAIQMEYTHKGEKYILNLIDTPGHVDFSYEVSRSIAACEGALLIVDAAQSIQAQTISNLYLALENDLTIIPVLNKIDLPSANPEEVSDDIVDLLGCDYEEIIPASGKTGLGVEDILEAIIERVPAPKGNPEEPLQALIFDSVYNPFRGIEVIFRVVNGTIKKGQKIKFMATNKEYFADEIGTLKLNQVAKQEIKTGDVGYLISGIKEAREVKVGDTITDAKEPTQNMIEGFENVKPMVFAGIYPVDTEDYEELRNSMEKLQLNDASLVFAAESSAALGFGFRCGFLGMLHMEIIQERLEREFNMTVITTVPNVSYLAYTKKEPDTPIIVNNPSDLPEPSKLERVEEPFIKATIITKADFVGQVMSLCIDKRGIITNQTYLTEDRVELMFDMPLAEIVFDFYDRLKTVSKGYASFDYSPIGMRTSNLVKVDVMLNANVVDALSALMHADNAYHIGKKMCEKLKELIPRQQFDIPIQAAIGVKVIARETVKALRKDVTAKCYGGDISRKRKLLEKQKAGKKRMRQVGNVEIPQEAFMAVLKLND, encoded by the coding sequence ATGAAGAACATTAGAAACTTTTGTATTATTGCTCATATTGACCATGGTAAAAGTACGTTAGCAGATAGATTACTTGATGCTACACAGACTGTAACTGCTCGTGAGCAACAAGCTCAGCTTTTAGACAGTATGGACTTAGAGCGTGAAAGAGGTATTACTATTAAATCTCACGCTATCCAAATGGAATATACTCATAAAGGAGAGAAATATATACTTAACTTAATTGATACCCCAGGACACGTAGACTTTTCTTATGAAGTTTCTAGGTCTATTGCAGCGTGTGAAGGTGCGTTATTGATTGTTGATGCTGCTCAGAGTATCCAGGCTCAGACTATTTCTAACTTATATTTAGCATTAGAGAATGATCTAACGATTATTCCTGTATTGAATAAGATTGACTTACCAAGTGCTAATCCAGAAGAGGTAAGTGATGATATCGTTGATTTATTAGGATGTGACTATGAAGAGATTATTCCTGCATCAGGTAAGACTGGATTAGGAGTAGAGGATATCTTAGAAGCTATTATCGAGAGAGTTCCTGCACCTAAAGGAAATCCTGAGGAGCCATTACAAGCTTTAATATTTGACTCTGTATATAACCCATTCCGTGGAATTGAGGTAATCTTCCGTGTGGTTAACGGTACGATTAAGAAAGGTCAGAAGATTAAGTTCATGGCTACTAATAAAGAGTATTTCGCAGATGAGATCGGAACACTTAAACTAAACCAAGTAGCTAAACAAGAGATTAAAACAGGTGACGTAGGTTACTTAATCTCTGGTATTAAAGAAGCAAGAGAAGTAAAAGTAGGGGATACCATCACTGATGCAAAAGAACCTACTCAAAATATGATCGAAGGGTTTGAGAACGTAAAACCAATGGTATTCGCGGGTATCTATCCTGTAGACACAGAAGATTATGAAGAGTTGCGTAACTCTATGGAGAAGTTACAACTTAACGATGCTTCATTAGTATTCGCAGCTGAGAGTTCTGCCGCTTTAGGTTTTGGTTTCCGTTGTGGATTCTTAGGAATGTTACACATGGAGATTATCCAAGAGCGTTTAGAGCGTGAGTTTAACATGACTGTTATTACTACTGTACCTAACGTTTCTTACTTAGCATATACTAAGAAAGAACCTGATACACCTATTATAGTTAATAACCCGTCTGACTTGCCAGAGCCTTCTAAATTAGAAAGAGTAGAAGAGCCGTTTATTAAAGCGACTATTATTACTAAAGCTGACTTCGTTGGACAAGTAATGAGTCTTTGTATTGATAAGCGTGGTATTATTACTAACCAAACTTACTTAACAGAAGATAGAGTTGAGTTAATGTTTGATATGCCATTGGCAGAGATTGTATTTGACTTCTATGATAGATTGAAGACAGTATCTAAAGGATATGCTTCGTTCGATTATTCTCCTATCGGAATGCGTACTTCTAACTTAGTGAAAGTAGACGTAATGCTTAATGCTAATGTAGTGGATGCATTATCAGCATTAATGCACGCTGATAACGCTTATCATATCGGTAAGAAGATGTGTGAGAAATTAAAAGAACTTATCCCACGTCAACAGTTTGATATTCCTATCCAGGCAGCTATCGGAGTAAAGGTAATTGCTCGTGAAACAGTAAAAGCTCTTCGTAAAGACGTAACAGCTAAATGTTATGGAGGGGATATCTCTCGTAAACGTAAATTACTTGAAAAACAAAAAGCAGGTAAAAAGCGTATGCGTCAAGTAGGAAACGTAGAAATCCCGCAAGAAGCATTTATGGCTGTATTAAAATTAAATGACTAA
- a CDS encoding metallophosphoesterase — protein MKIFFETPLKLSKIAVALSLTSLVGLVSCATLEPQYGTKSGALSKERSSDQKIVHTYYLVGNISQANNTEEQEHLEAFKQMLAQESDKNSTLVLLGNNTKKGMPGNSSKKRKKAEESLASQLGLMESNKGTTVFINGESDWQGSYEGIKNLDKYLVERTGNKKALLPRKVCGLERLKINDETVLIVIDSQWYIENWDNHPNINEDCDIKTREDFFEEVRGEINKNQNKVVVLAMYHPVYSNGNHGGKFSVQDHLFPIGNNIPLPIIGSVYNYTRQMSGINPQDLQSKKYNELNKRIRTIAQMYTNVVIASGHEHNLQYIDRGGVKQIISGAMSNLTPARAVVEGDFSAGVFGYSKLEIREDKSAKLSFYGYKEGGYTSLYSTVMLDNFGGGKENRDIDNKELEQQTAQASVYPKQWTEKSKFYRFLWGEHYRNVYGTPITAPVADLTVLKGGLTPTISGGGNQSMSLRLVDKEGKEYVMRGVRKSVSRFAQTAVFKDHYVMNAFDNTWTERFIYDFYTTSHPYTPFILDGLADKIGMYHTNPELYYVPKQSVLGRFNDNYGDELYMIEERPSSGYEDEVSFGNVSNIISTTDVIAKLRKDEKYEVDQTAYMRARIFDMLIGDWDRHGDQWRWSEFTEGDKVIYRPIPRDRDQAFAKIDGALLSLIKKLPPLRHMQNYTEDFANPRWINKTAFPLDQYLLKSTSLEDWLREAKDIVEKLDDEALDEAFSKLPQEVQTKEVEEIKRIFKARRNKIDAFLPKYYKQLREYVILSGTDKKEVFDIERLAEGNVRVKQYRAKKTGEELVFDKVYNATETKEIWVYGLNDEDTFKVSGDEKAKIKIRLIGGKNQDTFLVDNSSKVIVYDYADKKNEVKMEGANGRTVLTNKYDINNFNYERVPLNLNMLLPNIGFNPEDGVKLGFLYSSTRSKFIQDPYTAKHVLKGFYSFNTKGLEAEYKGYFPNATNDWMFTIGGRATSPNFAVNYYGLGNETYYFDKEKGKDYKRVRIESYSVSPGYRYEGKQGASFEANLEYDALKVKHQTDRYITDDINGVDAKVFDFQQYGGLKVEYNYEQYNYPANPTVGFGFNSKLGWRMNLEETKQNFAYLDLKASFLHFIDRGERLVLATNFTYQTRFNENYDFYHAATIGGNANLRGFRPERFTGKTSFVQTTDLRFNAGQFTAGFLPMSYGFYGGFDYGRVWQPGESSNKWHNSYGAGLWISAVEQATLHCSFFNSVDGGRFVFGLGFGF, from the coding sequence ATGAAAATATTTTTTGAAACACCGTTAAAGCTTTCAAAAATCGCTGTTGCACTTTCTTTAACCTCTTTAGTAGGTCTAGTATCTTGTGCAACATTAGAGCCTCAATATGGCACCAAAAGCGGAGCGTTATCTAAAGAACGCAGTAGTGATCAAAAAATTGTACATACTTATTATTTGGTTGGAAACATAAGCCAAGCGAATAATACGGAGGAACAAGAGCATTTAGAAGCTTTTAAACAGATGTTGGCTCAAGAGAGTGATAAGAACTCAACATTAGTGTTATTAGGGAATAATACTAAAAAAGGGATGCCTGGTAATTCTTCTAAAAAAAGAAAGAAAGCTGAAGAAAGCTTAGCGAGTCAATTGGGGTTAATGGAGAGTAATAAGGGAACGACAGTATTCATTAACGGAGAATCAGATTGGCAAGGTAGTTATGAAGGGATTAAGAATCTAGATAAATATTTAGTCGAAAGAACAGGAAATAAGAAAGCTCTACTACCGCGTAAGGTATGTGGGTTAGAAAGACTTAAGATAAATGATGAGACTGTGCTAATCGTGATTGATAGCCAGTGGTATATTGAGAATTGGGATAACCATCCGAATATCAATGAAGACTGTGATATAAAGACGAGAGAAGATTTCTTCGAAGAAGTTAGAGGAGAGATTAATAAGAATCAGAATAAGGTGGTGGTATTAGCAATGTATCACCCTGTATATAGCAATGGTAATCACGGAGGGAAGTTCTCTGTACAGGATCATTTATTCCCAATAGGCAATAATATTCCACTGCCTATTATAGGAAGTGTATATAATTATACTAGACAGATGTCAGGTATAAATCCTCAAGATCTTCAAAGCAAAAAATACAATGAGTTAAATAAGCGTATTAGAACAATCGCCCAGATGTATACGAATGTAGTGATAGCATCAGGTCATGAGCACAATCTACAGTATATCGATAGAGGGGGTGTAAAGCAGATAATAAGCGGAGCAATGAGTAATCTTACACCTGCTAGAGCGGTTGTAGAAGGAGATTTCTCTGCTGGTGTGTTTGGGTATTCTAAGTTAGAGATTAGAGAAGATAAGAGTGCTAAGCTTTCTTTCTATGGTTATAAAGAAGGAGGATATACGTCTTTATATAGCACTGTGATGTTAGATAACTTTGGAGGTGGTAAAGAAAACCGAGATATAGATAATAAAGAGCTTGAACAACAAACAGCACAAGCTAGTGTTTACCCAAAACAATGGACAGAAAAGAGTAAGTTCTATCGATTCTTATGGGGGGAGCATTATCGCAATGTATATGGTACACCAATAACAGCTCCTGTAGCAGATTTGACTGTTTTAAAAGGAGGACTTACACCTACTATATCTGGTGGAGGTAATCAGTCTATGTCTCTAAGACTTGTAGATAAAGAGGGTAAAGAGTATGTGATGCGTGGTGTGCGTAAGAGTGTATCTCGTTTCGCACAGACTGCTGTGTTTAAGGATCACTATGTAATGAATGCTTTTGACAATACTTGGACAGAGCGATTTATATATGACTTCTATACTACTTCTCACCCTTATACACCATTTATACTTGATGGTTTAGCAGATAAGATAGGGATGTATCACACTAATCCAGAGTTGTACTATGTACCTAAGCAGTCTGTATTAGGTAGGTTTAATGATAACTATGGGGACGAACTGTATATGATAGAAGAGAGACCCTCGTCAGGATATGAGGATGAAGTAAGCTTTGGGAATGTTAGTAATATCATTAGCACAACTGACGTTATTGCGAAGTTGAGAAAAGATGAAAAGTATGAGGTGGATCAGACTGCTTATATGCGTGCTAGAATCTTTGATATGCTTATTGGCGACTGGGATAGACATGGAGATCAGTGGAGATGGTCAGAGTTTACAGAAGGAGATAAAGTAATCTATAGACCGATACCTAGAGATAGAGATCAGGCTTTTGCTAAGATAGATGGTGCTTTGTTATCATTGATAAAGAAGCTACCACCACTTAGACATATGCAGAATTATACAGAAGACTTTGCTAATCCGAGATGGATTAATAAAACAGCTTTTCCATTAGATCAATACTTATTAAAGAGTACTTCTTTAGAAGATTGGTTGAGAGAAGCTAAGGATATTGTTGAGAAGTTAGACGATGAGGCTTTAGACGAGGCGTTTAGTAAATTACCTCAAGAAGTACAGACAAAAGAGGTAGAAGAGATCAAAAGAATATTCAAAGCAAGACGTAATAAGATAGACGCTTTCTTGCCAAAATATTATAAACAACTACGTGAGTATGTCATCTTATCTGGAACTGATAAGAAAGAGGTGTTTGATATTGAGAGATTGGCTGAAGGAAATGTTCGTGTAAAACAATATAGAGCTAAAAAGACTGGAGAAGAGCTAGTATTCGATAAGGTATATAATGCTACTGAGACTAAAGAGATTTGGGTATATGGACTGAACGATGAAGATACTTTTAAAGTAAGTGGAGATGAGAAAGCAAAGATTAAGATTAGATTAATAGGTGGCAAGAATCAAGATACTTTCTTAGTAGACAATTCTTCTAAAGTAATCGTGTATGATTATGCGGATAAGAAGAATGAAGTAAAGATGGAAGGTGCTAATGGAAGAACAGTACTAACTAATAAGTACGATATTAATAACTTTAATTATGAGCGTGTACCTCTTAACTTGAATATGTTATTGCCAAATATTGGTTTTAACCCAGAAGATGGTGTTAAGCTTGGTTTTTTATACAGTTCTACACGTTCTAAGTTCATTCAAGATCCTTATACAGCAAAGCATGTGTTGAAAGGTTTCTACTCTTTTAATACCAAAGGGTTAGAGGCAGAGTACAAAGGGTATTTCCCTAATGCTACTAATGACTGGATGTTTACGATAGGCGGTAGAGCGACTAGTCCTAATTTTGCAGTGAACTACTACGGATTGGGAAATGAGACCTATTACTTTGATAAAGAAAAAGGTAAAGATTATAAGAGAGTGCGTATTGAGAGCTATTCTGTTTCTCCTGGGTATAGATATGAAGGAAAACAGGGAGCTAGCTTTGAAGCAAACTTAGAATATGATGCCTTAAAGGTAAAGCATCAAACGGATAGATATATCACTGATGATATCAATGGTGTAGATGCTAAGGTTTTTGATTTTCAACAGTATGGAGGTCTTAAGGTAGAGTATAATTATGAGCAGTATAATTATCCTGCTAATCCAACAGTTGGTTTTGGTTTTAATTCAAAACTTGGGTGGAGAATGAACTTAGAGGAGACTAAGCAGAACTTTGCGTATCTAGATCTTAAAGCGAGTTTCTTACACTTTATTGATAGAGGAGAAAGATTAGTACTTGCGACTAATTTTACATACCAAACAAGGTTTAATGAGAACTATGACTTTTATCACGCAGCCACTATAGGGGGTAATGCTAACTTAAGAGGCTTTAGACCAGAGCGTTTTACAGGAAAGACATCTTTTGTACAAACAACAGATTTAAGATTTAATGCAGGTCAGTTTACAGCAGGGTTTCTTCCTATGAGTTATGGTTTCTATGGAGGCTTCGATTACGGTAGAGTATGGCAACCAGGAGAGTCTTCTAATAAGTGGCATAACTCTTATGGAGCAGGACTGTGGATAAGCGCTGTAGAACAAGCGACTCTACACTGTTCTTTCTTTAACAGTGTAGATGGAGGTCGCTTTGTATTTGGATTAGGGTTTGGGTTTTAA